From Cuculus canorus isolate bCucCan1 chromosome 7, bCucCan1.pri, whole genome shotgun sequence, one genomic window encodes:
- the CCAR1 gene encoding cell division cycle and apoptosis regulator protein 1 isoform X1: MAQFGGQKNPPWATQFTATAVSQPAALGVQQPSLLGASPTIYTQQTALAAAGLTTQTPTNYQLTQTAALQQQAAAAAAALQQQYSQPQQTLYSVQQQLQQPQQTLLTQPAVALPTSLSLSTPQPAAQITVSYPAPRSSQQQTQPQKQRVFTGVVTKLHDTFGFVDEDVFFQLSAVKGKTPQVGDRVLVEATYNPNMPFKWNAQRIQTLPNQNQTQAQPLLKTPPAVLQPIAQQTAFGVQAQPQPQSLLQAQISAASITPLLQTQPQPLLQQPQQKGGLLQPPVRLVSQPQPARRLDPPSRFSGRNDRGGDPMPNRKDDRSRERDRERRRSRERSPQRKRSRERSPRRERERSPRRPRRVVPRYTVQFSKFSLDCRSCDMMELRRRYQNLYIPSDFFDAQFTWVDAFPMSRPFQLGNYCNFYVMHREVDPIDKNTAVLDPPDADHLYSAKVMLMASPSMEDLYHKSCALAEDPQELRDGFQHPARLVKFLVGMKGKDEAMAIGGHWSPSLDGPDPEKDPSVLIKTAIRCCKALTGIDLSVCTQWYRFAEIRYHRPEETHKGRTVPAHVETVVLFFPDVWHCLPTRSEWETLSRGYKQQLVEKLQGERKEADGEQDEEEKDDGEAKEISTPTHWSKLDPKTMKVNDLRKELESRTLSSKGLKSQLIARLTKQLKVEEQKEEQKELEKSEKEEEEEEDRKSEDDKEEEERKRQEELERQRRERRYILPDEPAIIVHPNWAAKSGKFDCSIMSLSVLLDYRLEDNKEHSFEVSLFAELFNEMLQRDFGVRIYKALISLPEKEDKKDKKPKKDERKEKKEEKDDETDEPKPKRRKSGDDKDKKEERDEKKREDKRKEDSKDEEETEDDNNQEEYDPMEAEDAEDEDEECRPLATPIEVSRRYRDEEEMNKREDRREGNRHCKERPTKDKEKDKTQMVTVNRDLLMAFVYFDQSHCGYLLEKDMEEILYTLGLHLSRAQVKKLLNKVVLRESCFYRRLTDTSKDEENQEESEELQEDMLGNRLLLPSPTVKQESKAIEENVGLIVYNGAMVDVGSLLQKLEKSERVRAEIEQKLQLLEEKTDEDEKTILQLENSNKSLSAELKEVKKDLGQLQENLKISDDKNLQFEGQLNKTIKNLATVMDDIQSVLKQDIVKNEDKDQKSKENGANV, from the exons ctgctctcgGTGTGCAGCAGCCCTCGCTGCTTGGAGCCTCTCCGACGATATACACCCAGCAGACGGCACTGGCGGCAGCAGGCCTCACTACACAAACACCCACCAACTATCAGCTAACCCAGACAGCTGCGTTACAGCAgcaagctgcagctgcagcagctgccttaCAGCAG CAATATTCACAGCCTCAGCAGACTCTCTATAGTGTACAGCAACAG ttgcaGCAACCTCAGCAGACCCTTTTAACTCAG CCAGCTGTTGCGCTCCCTACCAGTCTTAGCCTGTCTACTCCTCAGCCGGCAGCCCAGATAACCGTTTCTTACCCAGCACCCCGGTCGAGTCAACAGCAAACTCAACCACAAAAGCAGCGTGTTTTCACTGGGGTAGTTACTAAACTACATGATACATTTGGATTTGTGGATGAAGATGTCTTTTTTCAACTTAG TGCTGTTAAAGGAAAGACACCTCAGGTGGGTGACAGAGTTTTGGTAGAAGCTACTTACAATCCTAATATGCCGTTCAAATGGAATGCACAAAGGATCCAGACACTTCCCAATCAG AACCAGACGCAAGCTCAGCCGTTACTGAAGACTCCTCCGGCAGTTCTTCAGCCCATTGCGCAACAGACGGCATTTGGTGTTCAGGCACAGCCGCAGCCACAGTCCTTGTTGCAGGCACAGATATCAGCAGCTTCAATCACACCTTTGCTGCAGACACAGCCTCAGCCattgctgcagcagccacagcagaaag GTGGTTTGTTACAGCCCCCTGTTCGTCTGGTTTCACAGCCTCAGCCAGCTCGGAGATTAGACCCACCATCCAGGTTTTCCGGGAGGAATGACAGGGGAGGAGACCCTATGCCAAACCGAAAAGATGACAGGAG tCGTGAAAGAGACCGCGAGAGACGTAGGTCCCGGGAAAGATCACCTCAGAGAAAACGCTCCAGAGAGAGATCACCCAGACGAGAGAGGGAGAGGTCACCTCGAAGACCACGACGTGTTGTTCCTCGTTATACGGTTCAGTTTTCAAAGTTTTCATTGGACTG CCGGAGCTGTGATATGATGGAGCTGAGGAGACGTTACCAGAACTTGTACATCCCAAGCGATTTCTTTGATGCTCAGTTTACGTGGGTGGATGCCTTTCCTATGTCTAGACCATTTCAGCTGGGAAACTACTGTAATTTCTACGTCATGCATAGGGAAGTAGATCCTATAGATAAAAACACCGCTGTGCTTGACCCACCTGATGCTGATCATCTGTACAGCGCAAAG GTGATGCTGATGGCTAGTCCTAGTATGGAAGATCTCTATCACAAGTCATGTGCGCTGGCTGAAGATCCTCAAGAGCTTCGTGATGGATTTCAGCATCCTGCCAGACTTGTAAAG TTTTTAGTGGGTATGAAAGGCAAAGATGAAGCTATGGCTATTGGAGGACACTGGTCCCCATCACTGGATGGACCTGATCCAGAAAAGGACCCTTCCGTGCTGATAAAGACGGCAATTCGTTGTTGCAAGGCTCTTACAGGGATTGACTTAAGTGTGTGCACGCAATG GTACCGTTTTGCAGAGATTCGCTACCATCGCCCTGAGGAGACCCACAAGGGGCGTACAGTTCCAGCTCATGTGGAgacagtggttttatttttcccgGATGTTTGGCATTGCCTTCCCACCCGCTCAGAGTGGGAAACCCTCTCCCGAGGATACAAGCAGCAGCTGGTCGAGAAGCTTCAGGGTGAACGCAAGGAGGCTGATGGAGAACAG GACGAAGAGGAAAAGGATGATGGGGAAGCTAAAGAAATCTCTACACCTACGCACTGGTCTAAACTGGATCCAAAAACAATGAAG GTAAATGACCTTCGCAAAGAATTAGAAAGTCGAACCCTTAGCTCTAAAGGACTGAAATCTCAGTTGATTGCTCGACtgacaaagcagctgaaagtagaggaacaaaaagaagagcagaaggagctggagaagtctgagaaagaagaggaagaggaggaggatagGAAATCTGAAGATGACAAAGAG gaagaagaaagaaagcgTCAAGAAGAACTGGAACGTCAGCGTCGGGAGAGACGATACATCTTGCCTGACGAACCAGCGATCATTGTACACCCTAACTGGGCGGCAAAGAGTGGGAAGTTTGACTGTAGCATTATGTCTCTTAGTGTTCTTCTGGACTATAGATTAGAAGACAATAAAGAACATTCCTTTGAG GTATCACTGTTTGCAGAACTCTTCAATGAAATGCTTCAGAGAGATTTTGGTGTCAGAATTTACAAAGCACTGATTTCTCTCCCAGAGAAGGAggacaaaaaagacaaaaaacccaaaaaagatgagagaaaagaaaaaaaagaagaaaaagatgatgaaacagATGAGCCAAAACCTAAGAGGAGAAAATCTGGAGAtgataaagacaaaaaagaagagagagacgAAAAGAAG AGggaagataaaaggaaagaagattctaaagatgaagaagaaactgaagatgaCAATAATCAAGAAGAATATGATCCGATGGAGGCAGAAGATGCTGAAGACGAAGATGAAG aatgcagACCACTCGCAACTCCCATTGAAGTCAGTAGGAGAT aCCGGGATGAAGAGGAAATGAACAAACGGGAGGacagaagagagggaaataGGCATTGTAAAGAGAGGCCAACTAAAGACAAA GAGAAAGACAAGACGCAGATGGTAACTGTTAACAGGGATCTTCTGATGGCTTTCGTTTATTTTGATCAAAGTCATTGTGGATATCTTctggagaaggacatggaggagaTCCTGTACACTCTCGGGCTACACCTGTCACGTGCTCAG GTCAAGAAGCTACTTAATAAAGTAGTGTTGAGAGAATCTTGCTTCTACAGAAGACTGACAGACACTtctaaagatgaagaaaatcaaGAGGAGTCTGAAGAGCTCCAGGAAGATATGTTAG GAAACAGATTATTGCTGCCATCCCCTACTGTAAAGCAAGAATCAAAAGCCATAGAAGAAAACGTGGGCCTCATTGTGTACAATGGAGCGATGGTGGATGTTGGGAGCCTTTtgcagaagctggagaaaagcGAAAGGGTGCGGGCAGAGATAGAACAAAAGCTTCAGTtactagaagaaaaaacag atgaGGATGAAAAGACCATACTACAGCTGGAGAATTCTAACAAAAGTCTGTCTGCGGAGcttaaagaagtgaaaaaggacCTGGGCCAACTGCAGGAAAATTTGAAGATCTCTGATGATAAAAATTTGCAGTTTGAGGGTCAGCTGAATAAGACAATCAAAAATTTAGCTACTGTTATGGATGACATACAGAGTGTTCTTAAACAG gataTTGTGAAGAACGAAGATAAAGATCAGAAATCCAAAGAAAATGGAGCAAACGTATGa